Proteins encoded by one window of Perca fluviatilis chromosome 13, GENO_Pfluv_1.0, whole genome shotgun sequence:
- the LOC120571606 gene encoding transcription and mRNA export factor ENY2-2-like, giving the protein MSKDSQMRAAINQKLIEMGERERLKELLRAKLVECGWKDQLKAQCKDVIKEKGLEHVTVEDLVTEVTPKGRALVPDSVKKELLQRIRAFLAQHATL; this is encoded by the exons ATGAGCAAAGACTCCCAGATGAGGGCTGCAATAAACCAAAAGCTGATAGAAATGGGGGAACGGGAGCG GTTGAAAGAATTGCTCAGGGCAAAGCTGGTGGAGTGTGGTTGGAAGGATCAGCTGAAAGCACAGTGCAAAG ATGTGATCAAAGAAAAGGGTCTGGAGCATGTCACAGTGGAGGACCTGGTCACAGAAGTCACACCAAAAGGCAGAG CACTCGTACCAGACAGTGTGAAGAAAGAGCTCCTGCAGAGAATCAGAGCTTTTCTAGCTCAACACGCAACCTTGTGA